From the genome of Capsicum annuum cultivar UCD-10X-F1 chromosome 4, UCD10Xv1.1, whole genome shotgun sequence:
AAAATCATTCAACCATTGTCGCTTATAAGAAGTAATGTGTTTGATGCATGTAAGTTTCAACTTCTCCACCACGTATGAACTTATCACATTAGCACcactttcaaaatcaataatcataaAGCAAATATTACCCTTTACCTCACACATTGTATGAAAAATACTACTCTTCAAATCAGTTATATTCACTGAGTTAGGTGAATTTTAGGTGACCTCTAATGAATCGAGTCAAGCAAAAATTCTTCTAAGTACCTTGGCTATGTCATTGTTTTGAGTCCCAACAATGGTATTCTTTCTTGTTTGAGACATCTCACTCTCTTGCCCCCTTTTCACTCAAATCACAACCTTTGATTGGATCCTTCGTAATTTACATATAAACCTTACTAGTAACAACGTTTTAGAAGTAAGATGtggaaaaaaaagaatttatcaatacccagaaaaattgaatttgattaaACAAGAAAAGGACTAATTTATTGAACAAGAAAACttcaatctttttctctttgacgtaggaaatcaagaatcaaaacaaattttaagttttcttggAGATGTCTTAATTCTCAAGCAAttaaattttctcctattttttaaaattttagttgttGGCtccttgttttctttttttttattaggttatgtcgcttaacaataaaaataattttaaaaactgaccttttttaaatttcaaaatttttaaaaacaaaaataaaaaataatagttttttttatattttaaactccTAGGATTATCAAGAATGAAAAGTTGATAGAATCGTTTTGATACCACTTGATAAGAATCGGGTTATCTTAATAAGAGATAAGCATGTACTGATAATCTTATCAAGTGGTACTAAATGCTTATCTCTTATTAAAGTAACATCAAGTTATCAGAGTTGTTCTAACAAGTTTCCATTCTTGATAATCTTGggagtttcaaaaaaaaaaaaattctttattttatttttatttacttttgaacTTGGAATTTAAAagagtaatttttttaaattatttctattattaatcTACATAGCCTAGCAAAAAATAAgaggcaaaaaataaaatgaaaaaaaaaacaggaGAAAATTCAATTGCTTGGGAATTAAGATATCTCTAAGAAAACTCAAATTTgatttgattcttgatttcttacgTCATAGAGAAAAATATTGAAGTTTTCTTGTTCAATAAATTGGTTCTTTTCTTGTCTCATCAAATTTAATTTGTCTGggtattaataaatttatttttttctacatcTTACTTCTAAAAGATTGTTACTAGTAAGGTTTACATATAAATTCTGAAGGATCCAACGAAAGGTTGTGATTTGAGTGAAAAAAGACAAGAGAGTGAAATGTCTCAAACAGGAAAGAATATCATTATTTGGACTCAAAACAATAACATAGTCAAGATACTTAGAAGGATTTTCGCTTGAATCGAAGCATTAGAAGTCACCCAAAATCCACCTAACCTAGTGAATATAACTGATTTGAAGAAAAGTATATTTCATACAAGGTGTGAGGTAAAGGGTAATATTTTCtctatgattattgattttgaaagtgGTGCTAATGTGATAAGTTCATACGTGGTGGAGAAGTTGAAACTTACTTGCATCAAATACACTACTCCTTATAAATGATAATGGTTGAATGATTTTGGTTAACTTAAGATGACTAAGCAAtgcatgatttctttctttattgggAGGTACTCGAATAATATTTTTTGTGATGTAATTCCAATGCAAGATTGTCATATCATGCTTGGGCGTCCATGACAGTTTGATAGGAATGCTATTATGATAGGGGAAAGAATATAATTTCTCTTaagataaacaaaagaaaatataaacttgtatCATTAACTTCATCTCAAGTTTATGAAGATCAGAAACATGTGAAAGAAACAATGTAagggagtgcatgttgatatcctaagagaggaaaaaaaaaaaagaagttgtgtTGTGTGAAGAGAATGAGACGTtaagtgagaaaaaaaaaatcaaagtcgaaataaaaagaaaagagagatatTCCTGAGAGTAAAACAGAGAGGGGTGACCATGTGGTACAAAGagaaaaggaagagaatttgagtgAGGTTGTTACTTATTCTAACTCTAACattcctacttcttcttctagtTGCTTTGACTTTCTTGTAGGTACTCATGGAaaagtttgcattgaaaatcCATCATTAGATAAGTCTCATGACAAGAAGTCAAACAAGATAGATGTAGATTTAACGCCAATGAGCAAGAAAAAATGAGGTGATATTGTTTCTTTTCTACATAAGACCAAGTATGGTATGTATGATTGTTTATCCACATTTTTGAAATTCCTAAAACGCCTAAGGTATATTTGGAGGTGATGAACTAAACTCTTAATTCTTATCTTAGTGACTTTATTAAATTTGATGATGACGATATTTGCTCTATAATAAGTCATTAGTTGCAACCTCTAAGTTCAACCATACAATCAATTtgttatatttgaaaattgagaaTAACAAAGTTGAATATGGATTATCGCTTGTTGAGAAGAGGCGTGGTGTTTGTAGGAAGAAGCTTGCGAATGAGTTAGATGATTCTTCCTTTCTTATTCTTGCGTCAAATAAGTTTTGTGTACTTGTTGGAATATGATCCTTTTTGTGTGATGAGTCATAATTCTTCAAGTCTTGGTGATTGTAAGATTAAAATGGTGTTTGCTACTAATGATGAGGAAATACATGACTATTATGATACTAGTGATCAGATACTCTTGTTGAACCTATTCATGATTCTTGCTGGTGAATTTGAGCACCTACTTGGAATTTGATGAAGATTGTATTTTGAGATTGAAAGGTTCTTCTAACcttcttgaaaactcttatgCTGATGTGAATAGGTTTTATGTGGAAAAGTTCGTAGAAAGTGTAATTAATAATGGTTGGATATATCATAAAAGTGTTTAATTTGATACATATTCTATGAATGTTACGTCGTTTTTGACAAGCCCATTGGAGTACTTATTGGTAGAGCTAAATTGAAGAGGGCCATATCATTTCCTACGTcatttatacatgaattttattGTACTCATACAAGGAAGAGAATTTTCTATTGGAGTGATGATGTCCACATGCTTTATAAAGGCGTATTTATACAGGCAAGGATTAATAAGGTTAAATGGACATATGGTcactatcttgttttgttcctaCCATTGTTGTTTTTAAGTAATGGAGGTTGTTTACTATTGTATATCTTCTTGATTCTGCGAGATTCAAATTCGAGGACGAATTGTTTTCAAGAAGAGAGGTATGATAGCATCCAGGCTGATGCACTTACATTAAGATTGTTGGGCATCAATGTAAATCAAGAAGATGCTTATTATGGAAGAAGCCCTAGAACGAGTGCAATAATTATGAAGAAGAATGAACTAagtgctacacatatttcatgGTTCAAGTTCACGCCCAAAGGAATTATGAAGAAGAATGGGCTGAGTGCAATAATTATGAAGAAGAATGGGCTAAGTGCTacatatatttcaaatttgaatcatgaaatatgtgtaaCACTTAGCTCattcttcttcataatttttGGACCGTTCTTGGGCTCTTCTTCCATAATAAGCATCTTCTTGATTTACATTGAAGTCCAGCAATCTTAATGCAAGTGTGTCAGCCTGAATGCTATCATTCCCCTATTCTTGAAAATATTTCGTCATCAAATTTGAATCTCGTAATCAGAAGATATATTAGATCTGATAATGATAGTGAATTATTTAGCTTAAAACGTGCATTGTTTAATTCACTGGGACATATGGCTGCTGATGCTATGGTACCAAAATTGTCAAGAGTAACAAACTCTCAGCCAGAGCCTCAGCTTATGTCCTAATGGGGTACTTTATGATTTAAAAGGGATATTTGTTGTttgatttgaatgaaaacaagATTTCTGGTCAATTAGATGTGGTGTTCAAAGAAGAAACATTTCATTTCAGAAGCACAAATACTCAAGAGAGACATTTTCCTTTGATCCCTGACACTTCCGTAGTCCATGAGGCTGATCCTGTTGCTATGACAGACATAGAATCATCTACTGAGCTGTCAATTCCAATACCAAATATGGTTGTACCATCTAAACTGACTGCAAAAGAGAGCACTGCAGAACACTAGAGGGACTTTAAAGCACCTGCAGGCCAActaattttttttggagaaacAGCTGATATGAATACCACCTCATCTTGCCCTGATGCACCAATGAGATCTAGGAGAATTGTGTTTAACACCAGTTTGGCATCAGGATAATGTGGCCAACAGTGGAGCATCCTAGAAATCTCACTCACAAGCCAATTATATTTCTTATCAGCATATTTCACCTGCATATAAAGCTTACTTAAGTGTCCAGTAGATGCTAATGTGCCTTGAAATTAGGCCATATTTTGACGTGTTCTTAAGCTTGTTTTAATATGTTTGAATGTTAAAAAGTTGTTTTTGTAGGTTTTAGAAGTCAAAATGGTCAAAAGGAGGAAAAGATAGAAAACTATCAAAAATTGGGTGATTTACGATCGTAGATTAAATCATGGACCGCATGTTAGGTCATGGAAATATTCAGAGAAGGTATCCAAAGGACCCTGTAGAACTGGTAAATATACGAAGAAAAATACGACTACGTGTCTCGTTCTTAATTACTGGTTGGTGGTTGCAAACATTAACCTACACGATAATATCTTAGTTTTGCTTGAGAAACCAGATTAGGATTTAATAGAAGAAGAGGTACATGAACTCAGGCGCTAATAGATTCGATTAGGCATAATTCGAATTTACATGGCATAACCAGTTTTTCTTATGTTAATAACTCATAGTTGTAGGAAGTAGGAACATCATATTGAGATAAATTGAAATTACTCCCTTTTTTTATAATCGTAATGTTTGGGTCAACTTACATGCACCTCGACTTTCAATAGGGAATGGTCACCTATGCCAAGACTTGAGGACTTTCAATAGGGAATAGTCATCTATGCCAAGACTTAAGGATCTCAAGGTTAAAACAAAGTTGTAAAAAGCTAAAATAAGTGCACTCAGGTGAAATGATACTATAAGGATTGGATTTTGTTCTCAGTTTTTCCCAGAAATGTGATATATAACAGGTAAATGAGCAATGATccaaaaatgccacttcatgtaTACAATGATGCACACTATGAAATCTAAACTAAGGCTACAATATAGGTAATTACTTGGGTCTTAACAAAGAGCACCTCTGTCACAACAAATACCAGCACGACATCGTCAACGCACATGATTATACCTGCCAAACTACAGAGCAGCTATATCTGAATCTGGCAATCTCATCCTTGAACATCTGTAAGAGAAAATAGTCTTGTTTGTCCTTTTACGGGCATAATgctatttcaatggaaaaagcacAAACAGTATGATAATCTCTGAAAGTTCCCATAAGATTAATCAACATGTAATTATCTGAAGACCCTAAGGGAGTGATTAACACATGAGAAACCACCATCAATCATTAGATTATGCCCACTGATATACCTTGCTTCATCACTGGCTAAGAAAAGCACAGCATTAGCAACATCGTGAGCCATCAATTCCACACCCTGCAAGTTAGCATTCCTGGCAACAAAAGCACGAAAACCTTCCATTGCATCATCGGTCCTTTCATCCTCAGGCAAGTGAGCCAGAGCTAATCCAGTTGCAACAGCGTAAGGAGAAACACAATTCACACGTACTCCATGTTTTCCCATCTCAGCTGCAACGTTTTGCGTCAGTCCCAAAACAGCATACTTGGAAGCTGTATAACCATGAGGTCCGGTTCCAGCAATGGCACTTGCAACACTGCACAGAGATACAATTGCTCCCTTCTTTAGTGGTATCATTATGCGAGCAGCATGCTTCATTCCAAGGAAAGCACCCTTCAAGTTCACGTCAAGCACATTCTCAAATGCAGAAAGTTCATAGTCACGGATATCTGGAATAGGGGGTCCAGACAACCCGGCATTATTAACCATTATATCAAGTGTACCAAACTTTTGAACGGTAAAATCAACTGCATTACTAATATCAGCTTCTGCAGTAACATCACAGTGGATAAAACATGCATTCTGGTCATTACCAAGGGTCCGACAAACACGCTGTCCAAGTTCATCTTGAACATCAGCAATGCATACTTTTGCACCATGTTTATGAAATAGACGTACTATGCTCTCTCCTATGCCATTTGCCCCTCCAGTGACTAAAGCGACTTTGCCCAATAACCTGATATATAAGATGAAGGGTCAAGtggttttcaaaaagaaaaaaaaacgaaATCGACTTTAAATTCAGGGTGGTAGCTTCATCAAAAGAGAGTTCTCTTATCATGAAAAAGAAACATTTCCGTCGAGGAAGGATTACGACCTTCAACCATCCCCAACAAGAGATACAGGAGGAAGAGCGAGAACTCTTATGTTCCAGACAGCATCTAAATGGTTGAGCAGGAAATAATTTATAACTTAAACACAATATTCACATTTGGGGGAGAGGGGAAGGAAGGATCGGAAGAGCAAAACATGTGGGGAGAGGGAAAAGATGACACCTATTATCTCAAGGTTTTAATTGCCATAATTTTTTAATCACTCTCTTCGACACTCAGTGTTGTTTATGACCAAAGGACAAtatattatgagagacaaaagatgtGCTCGAGCTATTAGTACAGCTTGGAAAGTAGTTTGAATACTGAATTACAACAATATGATATAAACCGCACCCCTTGACATCAGCGGGTGGCTGAGCATCGGCCTATGTTGCTGGCCTAGTGATGCTGGGAGTCGGCCTATGCTGATGTTGGCAATGGGCGCTGGACGCCGACGTCAGCTATGGGCACTGGAAGCTAGCCTATGCCGACATTGGCTATGAAGGTCAGGGGTTCAAAGTTGTTTCCATATCGTTAAGATACCTAGAGTAACTATTTCTTTTCTCAGTGATAGCACATTCAGCTTTCAGTTAACTTTATCTCTGACCAGCAATAGCCAAGTAGAACAAATCGGATTGTATATTTCTCCGAACAATACAAAATCTGTTGATATCAGACTTATTAGAGGAAGTATTACGGGTTACCAAATACTATCATGATTCCCAAGTTCATTTACATTTGATCAGccattgaattattttttgttccAAGACATAGTCTGTTCCCAAGCCATAGTTGAAGAACAAATAATGAAGAAGTTGGAAGAATTCAATTGATGAGATTACGGAGAAATACAAGAGACGGAAATATGATACAAATACAAAACCAGTGGGGAGTACCTTACACAAATCTAGACCAGCTTGAGATTATATAAATGCATTTTCCAATCCATTTGTTTCAAAATACTGGTATAGCGAATGCAGAATTTAGCAATTTTATTCAAGAATATGCTATTCCAACCAAATGTACAAATTGACCATAAAATGAGAACACACCAACCCATGGTTTTTCTAGTCCAAAAAATCAGATGctagaaagaaaggaaaactacATTGAACGGTCAAAACTAATCCTGAATCAATGTCATCTCAAACTACCTTGGAAGAGTCAaaaaggaaaactaaattgaaggTCAAAACCAAAAAGaatcaaattctatctctctcgCACCATACCAATAGAAGTAACAGCACAAGTAAAGGAATCTATTTCACAGTTACGTCATAAAAGGTGCATTTAACAGTGCATCCCTGGTGgacacataattttttaaaaaatataatcaccCACACAATGTGCATATGCAGGCTTTTATTGATagaagaaaaccacaaaaaagtGTACAAGAAGGGCCAGACCTTACCTAATTCGATTTGAGGTAAAGAGAGGAGCAAGGGACAATGTGTCCATGTCACACCTCTCTTTTTCGGGGAAAAGGTAAAGTAAGGACCCATATCACACCTCTTATTTGCACATATCACATTGGCATTCTGTGAACTGCAGACAAGATAATCGCATGGTGGTTCCTGTACAAAACCTTGGTGTGCTTTGAGGCAGCTTCTAGCTACGCATCAATACTAAAAAGTCTAAGTTAATTACAGATAAGAAGGTGCAAATCTTCAGGAGTTACTTCAACAAATACCTCGTAGGCATAGTGTTATGATTCGAACAGattaagcaaaccacaagtaaaagaaaacaagaacaacacacagatttacgtggaaacccttgcgggaagaaaatcacgggcagaggcagaggaggtttcactaAAATGGAGAGAGAGTATAAAGTGGGAGACATAGTCTCAATGACGTGTATTTTTCTGAACagccaaaacaacccactaaatgcacttatataatacgtgcatataaataagtcctaggccccaaaacataaaggtccatacgTCGGCCCGATCACTACGCTACCACCatagaccccattgaaaatcacaaacaaggGTCGCACCGCGGAACTTTCAaggccggatcaacaaaattcaggtcaCAACTCTTAACACATAGGATGGAGTATCTCCCAACTAATATTTGTACTTGCTTTTCAAGAGGGAAGTTTAAAGATATGGAACTTAGGACCTTGGTCGCGATAATAGAAGGGAGGCCGAGCAAACTAAGATCTAGTATTAGTGAAGAATAGGAtaaataaccctaattagaaaaAAATGCTGAGTACGCAGACTAAAATATACCTACCTTGTACATtaagataatcaagaaaataTTGTTAGGCTTCGTATAGGAGTAGTAAAGGGGAAAGGAGATGCCATCTGGTGGAATGAAATAAGATAAAGCTCTAGCTGAGGAGAGAGGCTGGACATTAGCACATTCTCATCTGCAATAAGTTTATCTTGGGGAAATGGCTGTAAAGGTCTAGTTGCAAAGAGAATTTTCTATGGAAGATGGTGGTCCTCGCAAGATACGTATATCAGCAATAGGAATGCTTTCCCAAGTACGTCGTGACCATTATAGGATGACCTTTACATGAAGGAATCGTGAAGAGATGGAATGAGTTCTCAAGAAATGGTGGTCTGACAATGTTATTGGCAATGGTACTCATCTGTTGTTGAATATGTGGTGTTAGAGCTCAATTCTGAAATATGAGCTTCCTTGCTTGCTGCAGATTACAATGATAAGAAAGCCCAAGTAGCTGAACTTCTTGGACGAGATGACGCCATATTAGGATATCCTTTGGGTAACCTATCTTAGACAAGAAATGGGACCATATTATTGATGAATATTGCGATGATACTTTAAACAAGTTTTGGAAAAGAGCTTTTTGAGAGGTTATCCGCTAAGCCACACTGTGATTGTTCAATTGATATCTGTGATTCTAGGCCCACGTGTGCATCCATAAGCTGAAGCACCTAATGTCTTCGTGAGGTATGCATGTCAGAGTGCTATGCTAATGGGACACAACTTGAGAAAGAGAAGATTTTTTTGAGAGGTTATCCGCTAAGCCACACTGTGATTGTTCAATTGATATCTGTGATTCTAGGCCCACGTGTGCATCCATAAGCTGAAGCACCTAATGTCTTCGTGAGGTATGCATGTTAGAGTGCTATGCTAATGGGACACAACTTGAGAAAGAGAAGACAGATGGGTAGTCAATCCGTGTTGTAGTATATGAACCACAGTTGGTGAGGATGTGGATCATACACAGCTTTGCAGTTCCCCGTATCCTTCGTGTACTCTATGTCTGAAATGGCATGGGTGCTACCTAGAAATGTTTCAGAACACTGTCCACTTGGAGTGTGAACAAGTGGACGCTAAAGAAATGGACTTGTATAATATTGCTTCTCTGTAAagtttttggatgatttagaAAGAAATGAAAGGAAGATTCTTTAAAGAGGTAGAAAGTCCAGTATGGAAAATCAGTTTCctctttttgtttcatttttaagTTTAACATAGAAAGGACGATACCAAAATCTATTGACAAAGGTTGAATGTTTTCGAAAGCTAGATGTCCACGGTGTGCAGCGTACTGACTTGGTTTATTATCAGTCCAATTATTTGGACACAAACAGATGAATTAAAGTTATCAAGTTACATTTTATAAAGGAATTCAGTGATCTAAAATATTTGTGCTGGTGCACCACTCTAACTATAAAATTCGGCGGTCCATTTGGGAGGGGAACAATAGACTTTTTGAGAACATAGAAGGCTCTATACTTGAAGCAATTATAAGTTTTTGCTTAGGATTAGGTGCAACAAGGCCCCTATGATGGTTTGGCCATAGTTGATTTCCTAATTACATGACTAGTAATGGATCACTCTCTTGACTATAACTTCTCCCAGCATTTTGATAATTCAATAGAAGTTATAACATTTTACCCATCAAAAAGAAAGTCCACTATGGAGAATCAGTTGCTCCTGTTTGTGGCATTTGTATTAGGCATACTCAACAGACGCTCTAACTTGGTCTCAGCTTGCAAGTAAACACTCCAACTTTGAGAGTGCACATCTGGATACCTCAATCGTATCCACTGTGTCAGCTGAACACTCCAACTTATAAAATGATCATCTAGACAGCTCCAAAATTAATGTGCCATGCTTGCATCGGGTGTCCACAAGACACAATGAGAACAAAGTAGAGTGTCTAATTGTCAGTTGAGACCAAGTTGAGGTATCCAAATGTGCACTCTCAAAGTTGGAGTGCTTACTTGCGGGCTGAAGCTAAGTTTGAGCatgtgtttatgtattatgcctttataTTCTTGGCACAAAAAGGGCATGGTATATTCCTCACACAATTAGCCGAATTCTTTGCAAGTCTTGATGTAAATCCACAATGTGCAGTGACAGCAAATTGGTGCATGTTCAAACAAATTATTCCAGACTTTATCAAAAAAGAATCTTTTAGAAAAGGTAAACATAGGGTATTCAAAATtaaatcttataataaaaatgaaatttagCAATGTTTCAATCAAAATTCATCCTCCATTAGCTTTGCGTGGGTCCGGGGAAGGGCTGAGACCATACGGGTCCATTGTATGCACCTTACCTTACATATCTACAAGGAGTTTCCACGGTTTTAACCCAATAACTTTATCCGTTACTCCGAAGTTCCCTCTTTTGTTAAGgacaacataaaaattttaaaaaaattgctaATGGTCAAAAGAAAAGGCTCACAATATCAAAGCCAAGAAcctatcacacacacacacacacacctctTCCCCAAAACTACATAAAAACAAGCAGAATTGGCTTATATGTAATTGCAGCAATAAGAGTATTTAAGCAGTACCTTTGGTTAGTTATAGAAGTGTCAGAGTTTCCTTGAACTTCCATGGCAGCAAGGTTCCTTCTTTACTAAcagcaaaacaaaaaaattgaacccaaaaaagcaaaataaatTACAAAGCTATGTCTTAGTCTTGGTGGACATATATTGATATCTGTGGCAGATAGCTCCTCAATTTAATTTAAGGTGTGCGTACGCTTACTCAAACACCATATATGAAAAAGTAATACAAAGCTATAATTTAAGAGGAGAGTTCAACACCATAAGCCTAGGAGAAAGGTCATTTTGTCAGCAAGAATTGAGAAGTCCAGTATGCATCGTTTCCTTCACTGTCATCTTACtaagatttgaaataatttaatattaaaattatttttaattcttaacaaaataatttatacataaatatttaagtattgtgttaaatcataaattttaaaaatatttttatttttatcaagcatcctactaaaacaaataatagaaCATAAATGAGACGAAtgcaatattattttatatatattatatacataaaaacaagaacaacacaattATACAGGGCTACAATGCACATGGCTGTTGATGAAACAGATTAAATCACATGGGTATTGGTTATGGGAATGGACCACAAAGTGTGGGGTTGTTACTAGCGTTGAAAATGATTATACTCCACTCAAACTCAAAGTAAAAGGAAAATGCTTTCTcccttttatattatttgatcatGATCAGATACGCCccttaaaaagaataatttataaatatattttattaaaagtattttttattaataatatttgatattttaaatttaactattaatattatatataattatttaatagtaataatacagagataaaaaaaaatacaataaaatctcTTGATTGCATAtattaaataagtaaattaaaacaaTTACTTTTAATATAAATGTTAAGTAATATATACGGGGGGAAGGGGGGGGAGGAGGGGATATAATAGTAGAAGAATACTTCATTTTAAGATGAGTACATGTCAAATATACATctaatttctttcatgaattatATATCTTAAATACAGGTAGAGCGAAGAGATTCATTCAATAATGCCTTTACTTTTAATTATCACAATAATGTTTCCTTTTAATTACAATAATAATGAACCCCATAATGTTCTTCCTTTTAATTACCACAATAATGAACAACATTATTTTGTCATGTCAATGCTCATTTGTTtaatcatttatatttatttagatttattatgCACTATAATGTTTCATCTATAGCTATCAAAATGATTTGAACCGTAAAACCAACTCAATCCAACCCTTGGTTAAGCAAAATTAGGTTAGATTCTTGCGGCCCATCTAGAAGCAAGGCTTTTAAATCCAGCCTTAGAGGCCTAACATGAGAGCCTCAGGACAGTTTCCgaatttaaaaataagtaattaatatatttatatattaaataaaaaaattaaaataattaaataagataaaataaaaactaaaaacaatacGAAGTACATTACTAATAGATAGCTGTAATTACTCATCTAGTAAATAATCATTacattactttattatattatatatgatatatcatttcatatatacatatttattggCTTTTGATCTTTCGTCTTCTCTTTAC
Proteins encoded in this window:
- the LOC107855068 gene encoding xanthoxin dehydrogenase isoform X3 — its product is MEIQGSSDTSLTNQRLLGKVALVTGGANGIGESIVRLFHKHGAKVCIADVQDELGQRVCRTLGNDQNACFIHCDVTAEADISNAVDFTVQKFGTLDIMVNNAGLSGPPIPDIRDYELSAFENVLDVNLKGAFLGMKHAARIMIPLKKGAIVSLCSVASAIAGTGPHGYTASKYAVLGLTQNVAAEMGKHGVRVNCVSPYAVATGLALAHLPEDERTDDAMEGFRAFVARNANLQGVELMAHDVANAVLFLASDEARYISGHNLMIDGGFSCVNHSLRVFR
- the LOC107855068 gene encoding xanthoxin dehydrogenase isoform X4 produces the protein MEVQGNSDTSITNQRLLGKVALVTGGANGIGESIVRLFHKHGAKVCIADVQDELGQRVCRTLGNDQNACFIHCDVTAEADISNAVDFTVQKFGTLDIMVNNAGLSGPPIPDIRDYELSAFENVLDVNLKGAFLGMKHAARIMIPLKKGAIVSLCSVASAIAGTGPHGYTASKYAVLGLTQNVAAEMGKHGVRVNCVSPYAVATGLALAHLPEDERTDDAMEGFRAFVARNANLQGVELMAHDVANAVLFLASDEARYISGHNLMIDGGFSCVNHSLRVFR
- the LOC107855068 gene encoding xanthoxin dehydrogenase isoform X5, translating into MEIQGSSDTSLTNQRRNLAAMEVQGNSDTSITNQRLLGKVALVTGGANGIGESIVRLFHKHGAKVCIADVQDELGQRVCRTLDIRDYELSAFENVLDVNLKGAFLGMKHAARIMIPLKKGAIVSLCSVASAIAGTGPHGYTASKYAVLGLTQNVAAEMGKHGVRVNCVSPYAVATGLALAHLPEDERTDDAMEGFRAFVARNANLQGVELMAHDVANAVLFLASDEARYISGHNLMIDGGFSCVNHSLRVFR
- the LOC107855068 gene encoding xanthoxin dehydrogenase isoform X2 gives rise to the protein MEIQGSSDTSLTNQRNLAAMEVQGNSDTSITNQRLLGKVALVTGGANGIGESIVRLFHKHGAKVCIADVQDELGQRVCRTLGNDQNACFIHCDVTAEADISNAVDFTVQKFGTLDIMVNNAGLSGPPIPDIRDYELSAFENVLDVNLKGAFLGMKHAARIMIPLKKGAIVSLCSVASAIAGTGPHGYTASKYAVLGLTQNVAAEMGKHGVRVNCVSPYAVATGLALAHLPEDERTDDAMEGFRAFVARNANLQGVELMAHDVANAVLFLASDEARYISGHNLMIDGGFSCVNHSLRVFR
- the LOC107855068 gene encoding xanthoxin dehydrogenase isoform X1; the encoded protein is MEIQGSSDTSLTNQRRNLAAMEVQGNSDTSITNQRLLGKVALVTGGANGIGESIVRLFHKHGAKVCIADVQDELGQRVCRTLGNDQNACFIHCDVTAEADISNAVDFTVQKFGTLDIMVNNAGLSGPPIPDIRDYELSAFENVLDVNLKGAFLGMKHAARIMIPLKKGAIVSLCSVASAIAGTGPHGYTASKYAVLGLTQNVAAEMGKHGVRVNCVSPYAVATGLALAHLPEDERTDDAMEGFRAFVARNANLQGVELMAHDVANAVLFLASDEARYISGHNLMIDGGFSCVNHSLRVFR